GGTCCAGTCATCCAGCCCGCCGTTACGGATTTCCGCCTGCGGACAGAGCATCGGTGCCAGTTCCGCCACATCAAAGAACGTATGCTGCAGCCGATAGTCCAGGCTCTGCTTAAGCGCGCGGGCCAACATGCGCTGGTCGAACCCGGCATGAAAGGCCAGCAGCGGACTGTCGCCGAGGAACTCCATAAAGTCCAACAACCCTTCTACAGGCTCTACGCCACTGGCGATGGCGCTGGGGGCGATGCCGTGAATCAGGGTGCTGGCGCTGGGTTGGTGATGCGGACGTTGCAGGGTGCATTCGAAGGTTTGGCCCAGCTGGATTGCGCCCTGATCGATCACCACTGCACCAATCGACAGCACCTCGTCGCGCTTCATGTCCAGCCCGCTGGTTTCTAAATCAATCACCACCAATCGCTGCTGGTTTAGCGGTTGCTCAGCCAGCGGGGCCGGTGCGGGTAGTTGCGCGCGACGATGCAGGTGTTCCGCGCTCAAGTTTGCGCCGCGGCGGCCAAACCAGTTGAACCTGTTCATAGTTGGTACCGCAGGGCGAGGCTGCTTTGCAGGCGCTGAGCCTGGCGAAAGGATTCGCGCAAAATGCGCTGATCCAGCACGTTAAGGTGTGCCGGGTCGATGCGGTTGGAGTAGGGCTGCTGCGTGCGGGCCTGCTGTTGATGCTGTTGCATACGGGTTTGCTGAATGAAGTGATAGGCCTCTTCGTAGGCTGCCCCGTCCTGCTGCTCAATCACCTCTAAACGGATCAGCTCGCGCAGACGCTCTAGGGTGTTACAGGCGCTCACGCCGTGGGCCAGGGACAGCAGTCGGGCTGCATCCACAAACGGCGTCAGTCCCTGCACTTTGAGGTCGAGGGTGTCTTTATCTGCGCCTTTACGGGCCACCACAAAGTTGCGCAGCATGCCGACGGGTGGTTTCTGGCGCAGGGCGTTCTCTGCCATGCGCCGCTGGAACAGGCTGTTATCCGCAATCTGTTGCAGCAGCTCGCTGCGCAGTTGCTCGCAACCCTGTGAGTCCCCCCAGACAGCACGCAGATCGAAGTAGATGGTAGAGGCCAGCAGGCTGTCTGGAGAGGACTCGTGAATAAACTGGCTGAAGCGCCGTGACCATTCGTGGCGCGACAGGCACAGTTCAGGATTGCCCGCCATGATTCCACCTTTGCACAGGCTAAAGCCGCATTGCGCCAAACGCTGGTTGATCTCCTGCGCCAGGGGCAGCAGTTTGCCGCGAATGGCTGCGGCTTCCACGGCATCCGCGGCTTCAAACAGAATGCCGTTGTCTTGATCGGTGTGCAGGGTTTGCTCGCTGCGGCCTTCACTACCGAAGCACAGCCAGGTAAAGGCAATGCCGGGGTCGCCCAAGTCCTCTAGGGTCAATTCGATAATGCGGCAGACTGTGTGATCGTTGAGCAGGGTGATCAGTTGGGTGATTTGGGTGGAGCTGGCGCCGTGGGCGAGCATGCTGTCGACTAAACGCTGCACGTCACTGCGGATCGCGATCAAGGTCTCAATGCGTCCGGCATGGCGGATGCTGCGGGCCAGGTGCACCAGATCGACCCGTTGCAGGCTGAACAGGTCACGTTCGGAAATCACCCCCACTAACGTATCGTCTTGCACCACACAGACGTGGGCGATATGCCGTTCAGTCATGGCCATAGCCGCATCAAAGGCGCTGGCTTCTGGCGGCAGATGGAAGGGGGACTGTGTCATCAGTTGGCTGATCGGCTGGTCCAGATCGCTGCCATCGGCCACTACCTTGCGCAGGTCGCGCAGGGTGAAGATGCCTTGGGCACGGGTTTGCTTATCCACAATGACAATGCTGCCCACATGCTGTTCGTGCATCAGTCGCACCGCTTCGCGGGTGCTCAAGTCTGGGCTGCAGCTGATCGGCTGGCGCACCGCAAGCTGGCCGAGGCGGGTGTCCAGTGAGTATTGCGAGCCGAGGGTTTCCACCGCGCGCATCTGCACTTGCTGATTGACCTGATCAAGCAGGCTGCTGACGCCGCGCAAGGCAAAGTCACGAAATGGTGCCGACAGGCTGAACAGGCGGACAAACGCCGGTTTGTTCAGCAATAGGCAGAAGCTGTCTTCCGCAGCCAAGTGTTCAGTGCGCGTGGCCCGCTCGCCCAGTAGGGCGGCCAACGGGAAGCACTCGCCAGTGGTGATTTCAAAGGTGGTTTCTGTGCCGCGTCGAGCCGAGTGCGGGCGCTCACCGTGCACACGTCCCTGCTTGACGATGTAGAAGTGCTCAACCGGGCCATCGGCCGGTTTGATGATGGTGTCGCCCTCGGCATAGAAGCGCAGCTGGCAGTTTTCCACCAAGTAGGCGAGCTGAGCCACATCCATCTGATTGAAGGGCGGGTACTTCTGGAGGAATTCCATGGTGCCGTGAATGTTCTGTTTCACGGCCGTCACGCCCGCCTGGGTTATCGCGTCCGTAAGCGTCATGGGCTTTCTCACGCTGTTTTTTATGCGCCTAGCCTCATATTTAGGCATTTTTTTGGCAATTGGACGTAAGTCTAGATTTTTTCGGGCGCGTCATCGTCATTAAGTTGAAGGAAACTCAAGGCATCTAATGCGTTACTCGGGTGAAGCCGTGTATCTCGTCGGATTTGTGCCAATAAAATGCCTTTTATTAGGTATGATCGTGCATTAAGTCAAAAATGTGTCGATCTATGCGGGTGTGAAGGGAATCACCGATCTGCCCGCACAAGGACGTAAACAGTGCTTACTCAAGATACAGCCAGGCGCGTGGATAACCACTGCGCCCGTGGCGTTAGCGTTTTTAAAATTCACCTGCTTTGTTCCTCTCTGCTTTTCTCCACCTGGGTGCAGAGCCAGCCGCTGTATGACGCGTTGCTGGAAAAAGCACGAGCAGGGGACTATGCCCCTGCATTAAATTTCCTACGCGAACAACGGTCTGAGGCGTCCCCGCGTTACCTGATCGATCACCTGCTGATTGCCGGTTGGGCGGGTGAGGATGCTGAGGCCACGGCGCTGTATGAGCGCCAACGTGATCACTCAGGTCTTACCGCTGATGCACTGGCGACGGTTGCGCGCGCATACCGTAATCAGAAGCAATGGCCGCAAGCGTTACAGGTATACCGCGAAGGCGTATCGCGCTTCCCCGACCACGAGGGCCTGCAACTCGGTCGGGTTATGACCCTGGCAGATGCCGGTAAATTTACTGCTGCCATTGCCCGTGGCCGCACGCTGGTCAATGAAGCCCCACAAAACCCTGACCGCCGGTTAGCGCTGGCCTATGCCTACCAGGCTTCAGGTCAGACCTTCGCTGCGCACGCCGAGGTGGACCGTGCGCTGGAGGTGGCGCCGCAACGTGAGGATGTGCTGCGCGAGTATTTGTTCAGCTTGCAGCGTGCCGGTATGCCGCAACCGGCACTGAGTTTGGCTGAACGTCATCCAGGTGTACTGAGTCCGGCACAGATTCGCCAGTTGCAGGGCGATTTGTTGGCTGAGCAGGTGCGCTTTTCAGACCTCAGCACCCGTGCCGAGAGCGAGCGCTATCAAGTGGCTGACCAAGCCCTGACGCGTGCTGACACACTGCTTAAAGAATGGCAGGCACTGTCCGACGCGCGAGCAGATGTGCAGCGTATTCGCATTGACCGAATGGGCGCATTGCATACCCAGGGGCGTATGCCTGAGGTGCTGGACGAGTACCGCCAGTTACAGGCTGAACAGGTCGATCTTCCTATCTATGCCAAACGCTGGGTCGCTTCAGCAGCCCTGTATATGCGTCACCCGGAATTGGCTGCCGAGTTGTATGAGCAAGTTGTAGCTGCTGAAAACGACAAGCACCCGGAGTGGCTCGAAGATAACCGCAGTTTGTTTTACGCCCGTGTGGAAAGTTGGCAACTGGAAGAAGCCAAGCGTCAGGCTGATAGCCTGGCGGCTACCCAGCCTCCACGTCTGTACCAACTTGGCAACCCTGAGCCAGAGTCCAATGCCAACTGGTTGGATGCGCAAGTGCTCAGGGCGGTTGCCTTAATGGAAAACAACGACTTGCCGGGCGCCGAGCAAATTCTGGCCGACTTGCTAAATCGGGCTCCCAACAACACCAGCTTGCGCACTAACTTGGCCAGTCTTTATC
The Pseudomonas mendocina DNA segment above includes these coding regions:
- the pgaA gene encoding poly-beta-1,6 N-acetyl-D-glucosamine export porin PgaA, translated to MLTQDTARRVDNHCARGVSVFKIHLLCSSLLFSTWVQSQPLYDALLEKARAGDYAPALNFLREQRSEASPRYLIDHLLIAGWAGEDAEATALYERQRDHSGLTADALATVARAYRNQKQWPQALQVYREGVSRFPDHEGLQLGRVMTLADAGKFTAAIARGRTLVNEAPQNPDRRLALAYAYQASGQTFAAHAEVDRALEVAPQREDVLREYLFSLQRAGMPQPALSLAERHPGVLSPAQIRQLQGDLLAEQVRFSDLSTRAESERYQVADQALTRADTLLKEWQALSDARADVQRIRIDRMGALHTQGRMPEVLDEYRQLQAEQVDLPIYAKRWVASAALYMRHPELAAELYEQVVAAENDKHPEWLEDNRSLFYARVESWQLEEAKRQADSLAATQPPRLYQLGNPEPESNANWLDAQVLRAVALMENNDLPGAEQILADLLNRAPNNTSLRTNLASLYLARGWPRRAEDELKVAESVNPRSPALEVEQGMAALELQEWRQADVLTEDVVDRYPETLPVQRLERLHSIHEMAELRVNGYRGQGSGSAVSGGDSMGIDTVLYSPPINSDWRVFAGFGYATGDFDEGRGRDRWQRAGAEWRVRNHTLEAEVSRHDYGEGDKIGARLSGTHDIDDYWQYGWSADYLSADTPLRALNSGVSSNSVSGFVRWRGDERREWRLSSAVADFSDGNNRFGLVLDGYQRFYSRPTWQADWGLELAYNSNSRDNDVPYFNPKSEVVVLPRLRLQQTLHQRYETAWTQQLELGAGTINQRYYGTDAVGLISYWQRLRLDDRFEGGLGISALSRAYDGDREQEISLLFDVNYRF
- a CDS encoding putative nucleotidyltransferase substrate binding domain-containing protein yields the protein MTLTDAITQAGVTAVKQNIHGTMEFLQKYPPFNQMDVAQLAYLVENCQLRFYAEGDTIIKPADGPVEHFYIVKQGRVHGERPHSARRGTETTFEITTGECFPLAALLGERATRTEHLAAEDSFCLLLNKPAFVRLFSLSAPFRDFALRGVSSLLDQVNQQVQMRAVETLGSQYSLDTRLGQLAVRQPISCSPDLSTREAVRLMHEQHVGSIVIVDKQTRAQGIFTLRDLRKVVADGSDLDQPISQLMTQSPFHLPPEASAFDAAMAMTERHIAHVCVVQDDTLVGVISERDLFSLQRVDLVHLARSIRHAGRIETLIAIRSDVQRLVDSMLAHGASSTQITQLITLLNDHTVCRIIELTLEDLGDPGIAFTWLCFGSEGRSEQTLHTDQDNGILFEAADAVEAAAIRGKLLPLAQEINQRLAQCGFSLCKGGIMAGNPELCLSRHEWSRRFSQFIHESSPDSLLASTIYFDLRAVWGDSQGCEQLRSELLQQIADNSLFQRRMAENALRQKPPVGMLRNFVVARKGADKDTLDLKVQGLTPFVDAARLLSLAHGVSACNTLERLRELIRLEVIEQQDGAAYEEAYHFIQQTRMQQHQQQARTQQPYSNRIDPAHLNVLDQRILRESFRQAQRLQSSLALRYQL
- a CDS encoding 3'-5' exonuclease produces the protein MNRFNWFGRRGANLSAEHLHRRAQLPAPAPLAEQPLNQQRLVVIDLETSGLDMKRDEVLSIGAVVIDQGAIQLGQTFECTLQRPHHQPSASTLIHGIAPSAIASGVEPVEGLLDFMEFLGDSPLLAFHAGFDQRMLARALKQSLDYRLQHTFFDVAELAPMLCPQAEIRNGGLDDWTRYFGLQVQQRHHASADALATAELGLILFSKARRQQMDSLQTLEQRLCQWRRRQQALSM